TGTCGAAGGAGATGGAGCCGGTGGGGATGACGGCGATGGGTCCGATCGCGCCCTTCGCGCCGAGGCGCATGATGGAACCCTTGCCGAACTGCTTCTCAAGCTGTGAAAGCGCTGCTTCTATTGCCTTGCCACGGTCATCGGCCACGTGAACTTGTCTCCCAATCCCTGATGCGAATGTGTGCTGCGAATATGTTGCCATCCATTAGAGGATGAGTCAGAACGAAGTCTAGCACCGATTCAGAGAAAAGCAAATAAAAGGCGAAAGAAAGGTGCCAATTCGGGAACCGTGCCCTCTCTCATGCCTTGACATGAAAATTTAGCCTCCCTCATGGACGATGCGGGACAATCTTGATCTCAAAGACGCTAGGCCACTGCTTGCCGGTGACGAAGAGGCGGTCGTGTTGGGCGTCGTAGGCGATGCCGTTGAGGACCGCCTCGGCGTTGCCCCGCTGGCCCTCGGGCAGCAGCCCTGTCAGGTCGATCCAGGCGATGACGTGGCCGTCAGCGGGGGAGATGCGGGCGATGCGGTCCGTGTGCCACACATTGGCGTAGATCTCGCCGTGGATGAACTCCAGCTCGTTGAGACGGTCGATGCTCTGCCTGCCGTCCCGGACGACGACATGGCGGGTCTCGGCGAAGGTGTTGGGGTCGCGGAAGCGCAGCGTGGAGGAGCCGTCGCTGGTGATGATCTCGCGGGCCGTGCGGGTCATCCCCCAGCCCTCGCCGGTGTAGGCGAACTGCTTCAACAGGCGCAGGCTGAAGCGGTCGTAGACGAAGCAGGTGTGCTCGTTCCAGGTCCACTCGTAGAGGTTTGACCCCCAGTCCACGATGCCCTCGCCGAAGTACTGCTGGGGCAGGTCGCGGCGCTGGGTCGGCTGGCCGGTCGCGGGGTCGATGGCCAGGACGGCGGAGTGGCCGTTGAGGCCGGTGCCCTCGTAGAACTGGCCGTTGAGATAGAGAAAGCCCTCGGTGTAGCTGTCGGTGGAGTGCGGGTAGGTGGCCACGACCTTATAGCCATCCACTGGAGCAGCAGCAAAGGCAGGGCCGGGCAGCAATGCAAGGAAGAGGGCAAGTATCCGCATAGGCTACCGTTTCAGCAGGTCGACCGGCTCCCACACATCGTCGATGCGGAAGAGCGGGGCGAGCGCGGGGTGCTGGCGTTTGACCGCGAGATACATCTCCCAGGCCACGCGGCGGTAGCTGAAGTGGCCCGCGATGCCTGAGCGCAGCTCCGAGATGTAGACGGCCTCGGCGAGGTCCATCTTGAACATGGCGCGGCAGCGCGTGCCCAGCGGCAGCAGGTACTGGGACGATTGCGCGGCCTCGGGAGCGCCGGAGTCGCGCAGGCTGCGGTAGGCGGCGAAGGCCGCGTCCATGGCGGCGCGGTACGGCTGTTCAAGCCCGGCCTCGGCGAGCGTGGGCTGGCCGGGGCAGATGGGCTCGTCGTAGCCGTGGAGGTCGGTGAAGCCCTGGAGGAGCTGCGTGCACTTGCGGTGGCGGTGCATGTCGCGGAAGCCGCCGATGTCCATGAGGATGTCGAAACGGAGGCTGTGCCCAGAGCTGAAGCCGCGGAGCAGCTCGTCGTGGCGGCCGCGCGAGCGGGTCATGGTGGCAACGATCTCGGTGAGGCGCGCAGAGGGCAACGCGGCGACGTTCGAGCGGAGCTGGCGGTATCCGTAGTGCGCGTGCGGGTAGAGGAGCGAGGTCGCCAGCTCGACCTCCAGCGGCTCGTCGCCGTCGAGGAGATCGACGATGGGAGTGGAGTCGATGGCCTGGGTGCCCATCAACTCCGCTACCAACTCCGCGCCGAGGGTGCGGCTCTCGGCGAGGTAGGGGTTGGGCACGGCATACTTGACCAGCGTGGGGGCGGTGTTGATGGGGCGGAGGAGGGTCTCGGCGGCCTTGGCTCCGAGCGCCGGGTCGAGCGCCGTGATCTCGTCGCAGAGCTGCTGCATGACGGGCTGCTGGACGTTCCACGCTGGCCCGGTGGCGGCCACGCGGAGTTGCTCGGCGATGGTGCGTATCTCGGCGAACTCGCTAGTGAGGAGCCGCGATACCTGCGTCTCCAGCGTGCGGGCGTTGACGATCTGGCCGAGCGACGTATTGGTCGCCAGCGGCAGCAGGTAGCGGGCGACGTCGAAGGCGCGGGCCTTCAGGGTGCGCTCCCAGGCGTCGGGCTTCATGGCGCGATCGCTGGTGGGATCGGGCAGCGGGATGGCTAGCTTGAGGGCTTCGAGCATCCCCGCGCTGACAGCGTCGTAGGAATGGAAGAGAGACTCGACGGCGGCGGTGTAGGCGGCGGTCTCCGCACCCAGCGCGGGGGTGAACCAGCCGGAGCGGCGGAAGTTCTGGTAGCGGGTGGAGCGCTCCTGGCCGTCCCAGCGCTGCTCGTCGACCAGCGCGATGGCCGCCAGCAGCGACAGGCGCTCGATGGCGAAGGGGATGTGCGCCAGATCGGCGATGGAGCGGTGGCCGTACTGGAAGTAGAAGGTGTTGAGGAACTGCTCGGCGCGCTGCGAACTGATCTCGGCCAGCGACTCGCGCATGCTGAGCGACGAGCGGGAGTACTTGGCCATGGCGTAGGCCAGAACCTCGGGGTCCGCGCCGTGGATGGCGTAGACGTCGGTTACGGGGGGCTGGGCTGGACAGGTCTCGGCGGGGCTGGTCGGGATCGGGATCGCGTCGGGCATGGGTAGGCCAAGGATAAATCGGACGGTTCTGCAAAATGTC
This is a stretch of genomic DNA from Granulicella sp. WH15. It encodes these proteins:
- a CDS encoding glutaminyl-peptide cyclotransferase, whose amino-acid sequence is MRILALFLALLPGPAFAAAPVDGYKVVATYPHSTDSYTEGFLYLNGQFYEGTGLNGHSAVLAIDPATGQPTQRRDLPQQYFGEGIVDWGSNLYEWTWNEHTCFVYDRFSLRLLKQFAYTGEGWGMTRTAREIITSDGSSTLRFRDPNTFAETRHVVVRDGRQSIDRLNELEFIHGEIYANVWHTDRIARISPADGHVIAWIDLTGLLPEGQRGNAEAVLNGIAYDAQHDRLFVTGKQWPSVFEIKIVPHRP
- a CDS encoding FAD-dependent thymidylate synthase codes for the protein MPDAIPIPTSPAETCPAQPPVTDVYAIHGADPEVLAYAMAKYSRSSLSMRESLAEISSQRAEQFLNTFYFQYGHRSIADLAHIPFAIERLSLLAAIALVDEQRWDGQERSTRYQNFRRSGWFTPALGAETAAYTAAVESLFHSYDAVSAGMLEALKLAIPLPDPTSDRAMKPDAWERTLKARAFDVARYLLPLATNTSLGQIVNARTLETQVSRLLTSEFAEIRTIAEQLRVAATGPAWNVQQPVMQQLCDEITALDPALGAKAAETLLRPINTAPTLVKYAVPNPYLAESRTLGAELVAELMGTQAIDSTPIVDLLDGDEPLEVELATSLLYPHAHYGYRQLRSNVAALPSARLTEIVATMTRSRGRHDELLRGFSSGHSLRFDILMDIGGFRDMHRHRKCTQLLQGFTDLHGYDEPICPGQPTLAEAGLEQPYRAAMDAAFAAYRSLRDSGAPEAAQSSQYLLPLGTRCRAMFKMDLAEAVYISELRSGIAGHFSYRRVAWEMYLAVKRQHPALAPLFRIDDVWEPVDLLKR